One Rattus rattus isolate New Zealand chromosome 12, Rrattus_CSIRO_v1, whole genome shotgun sequence genomic window carries:
- the Fam216b gene encoding LOW QUALITY PROTEIN: protein FAM216B (The sequence of the model RefSeq protein was modified relative to this genomic sequence to represent the inferred CDS: inserted 1 base in 1 codon; deleted 1 base in 1 codon) → MWRNLKKQYKNQSVPRIPRIQVPAAAADNSLLKDLNQGQQRYLYSIMRIYDSRPQWKALQTRYIHSLGYQQHLGYITQQEALSCAAVLRHSTMQASALVASQRTILPKVFSCARKCQPAKPGFRVGSRAAXHIMLHIKTLDNV, encoded by the exons atgtggagaaaCTTGAAAAAGCAGTACAAGAATCAGAGTGTTCCACGAATACCCCGCATTCAAGTCCCCGCAGCGGCTGCTGACAATTCATTACTGAAG GACCTAAATCAAGGCCAACAGCGTTACTTGTACAGCATCATGAGGATTTATGACTCCAGGCCCCAGTGGAAGGCCCTGCAGACCCGCTACATTCACAGCCTTGGATACCAACAGCATCTGG gTTATATCACTCAACAGGAGGCCTTGTCTTGTGCTGCTGTACTTAGACATTCAACCATGCAAGCCTCAGCTTTGGTCGCTTCTCAAAGGACTATTCTCCCCAAAGTCTTCAGCTGTGCAAGG AAGTGTCAACCAGCAAAACCAGGGTTTAGAGTTGGATCCAGAGCCG GGCACATCATGCTGCACATCAAGACCCTAGACAATGTGTAG